In Nitrosophilus labii, the following proteins share a genomic window:
- a CDS encoding PP2C family protein-serine/threonine phosphatase has product MLYVSYCCELGSVRRKNEDLLLIDDEIVQKCSQKEIKNDHFLTVVADGLGGHKAGMKAARTVLECLKQKKPSNRQMIVATLIEAKRELEEIAAKEIISLATALAGIVWKKNEALIFNVGDCRVYKVSPQNIEVLTKDHTLVNELQSIGLKHQNSNILTSSISGGIGIEEFEIFFSSTAIEKGEKLLICSDGFWREFENEIQEIVMSSNILKIFERIKKRKKLSDNVSFIVVEQKLSFVKRVLDFLKKGKNRCE; this is encoded by the coding sequence GTGTTATATGTTTCTTACTGCTGTGAATTAGGAAGTGTTCGTAGAAAAAACGAAGATTTGCTTTTAATCGATGATGAGATTGTCCAAAAATGTTCACAAAAAGAGATAAAAAATGATCACTTCTTGACTGTAGTAGCAGATGGATTAGGAGGACATAAAGCTGGAATGAAAGCAGCGCGAACAGTGTTAGAATGTTTAAAACAAAAAAAGCCTAGTAATAGGCAAATGATTGTTGCAACATTGATAGAGGCAAAGAGAGAACTAGAGGAGATAGCTGCCAAAGAGATTATTTCTCTAGCAACAGCTTTAGCAGGTATTGTTTGGAAAAAAAATGAAGCTTTGATATTTAATGTAGGAGATTGTCGAGTGTATAAAGTTTCTCCACAAAATATAGAAGTATTGACAAAAGATCATACATTAGTCAATGAACTACAGTCGATAGGATTAAAACATCAAAATAGCAATATTCTTACTTCGTCAATATCGGGAGGTATTGGTATAGAGGAGTTTGAAATTTTTTTTTCGTCAACAGCTATAGAAAAAGGTGAGAAATTGCTGATTTGTTCCGATGGATTTTGGAGAGAATTTGAAAACGAAATTCAAGAGATAGTTATGAGCTCAAATATTTTAAAAATATTTGAAAGAATCAAAAAAAGAAAAAAACTCTCTGACAATGTTAGTTTTATTGTTGTTGAACAGAAGTTATCTTTTGTTAAAAGAGTTTTAGATTTTTTAAAAAAGGGGAAAAATAGATGCGAATAA
- a CDS encoding glycosyltransferase encodes MSMYQESVNNNFIFFLFYIIVVVLYALALPGELFDPYQKQLIFILGVVGAYRYSWFFLNNIRAYRYITSKFRKMRKKEEEAGEEIDPDHLFVLITTYKIATSITVKVYREAIKDAIASGYNTTIIASLVEISEERLVRRIFLELEPPERIKLVIVRIKGTGKRDALAAGYRVVANTPQVNLNRSVVAVIDGDSIVTPGTFRKCARLFGLEPNLGGLTTDEDSILLTPPKTVSEYLYLNWYRLRMAQRNISMCSVALADRILTLTGRMSMIRANIVAKAAFVKTVQLDYVHHWRLGTFEFLTGDDKSSLYYVMKDGWHLTYVPDVMVHTIDELVHKNFFIGSLQLMVRWFGNQYRTNLKQLKIKNIRERIGNFPWYAIVDQRITKWMTPYGFFLALIGAVHWGIYILFAYIWWILFSRLIMIFVYRITRRDIHPMWPLLLYYHQLIGSLTKIYIWEHLYKQSWTRQKTKLKSKEAYIEWYYRVSSNGTLVIKMLLFLITIAFLVQILSFDDIWLYLHFIKDVLT; translated from the coding sequence GTGAGTATGTATCAAGAGAGCGTCAACAACAACTTTATCTTTTTTCTTTTTTATATCATAGTAGTTGTTCTTTATGCTCTTGCTTTACCAGGCGAACTTTTTGATCCTTATCAAAAGCAGCTTATTTTTATATTGGGAGTAGTTGGTGCATATCGCTATAGCTGGTTTTTTTTAAATAATATTCGAGCATATCGATATATAACATCAAAGTTTAGAAAAATGAGAAAAAAAGAGGAGGAGGCTGGAGAGGAGATCGATCCAGATCATCTTTTTGTTCTTATTACCACATACAAAATTGCAACTAGCATAACCGTAAAAGTTTATCGTGAAGCTATTAAAGACGCAATTGCTTCTGGATATAATACTACTATTATAGCTTCCCTTGTGGAGATTTCGGAAGAGCGTCTTGTAAGAAGGATTTTTTTAGAACTTGAACCTCCAGAGAGGATAAAGCTTGTTATTGTACGGATTAAAGGGACAGGGAAAAGAGATGCTTTGGCTGCCGGATACAGAGTTGTCGCTAATACGCCCCAAGTAAATTTAAATAGAAGTGTTGTAGCTGTAATAGATGGCGATTCTATTGTTACTCCAGGGACTTTTCGCAAATGTGCTAGACTATTTGGATTAGAGCCAAATCTGGGGGGACTTACTACAGATGAAGACTCTATACTTCTTACTCCCCCAAAAACAGTGTCGGAATATCTTTATCTTAACTGGTATCGACTTAGGATGGCACAACGCAATATCTCTATGTGCTCTGTTGCGCTAGCGGATAGGATCTTGACTTTGACTGGACGTATGTCTATGATTAGGGCAAATATCGTAGCAAAGGCTGCTTTTGTTAAAACAGTACAACTTGACTATGTGCATCATTGGCGGTTGGGAACTTTTGAGTTTTTAACCGGCGACGATAAATCGAGTCTATACTATGTTATGAAAGATGGTTGGCATCTTACATATGTACCTGATGTTATGGTACATACAATCGATGAATTAGTACATAAAAATTTTTTTATAGGTTCATTGCAATTAATGGTACGTTGGTTTGGAAATCAATATAGAACAAATCTCAAGCAGTTAAAAATCAAGAATATAAGAGAACGTATCGGAAATTTTCCATGGTATGCTATTGTTGATCAAAGGATTACCAAATGGATGACACCTTATGGCTTTTTTCTTGCACTTATAGGAGCAGTTCATTGGGGAATATATATACTTTTTGCCTATATATGGTGGATACTCTTTTCTCGTTTGATTATGATTTTTGTTTATAGAATAACAAGAAGAGACATACATCCAATGTGGCCGCTTTTGCTTTATTATCATCAGCTTATAGGTTCGCTAACGAAGATCTATATATGGGAGCATCTATATAAACAGTCTTGGACGAGACAAAAAACAAAACTAAAAAGTAAAGAGGCTTATATAGAGTGGTATTATCGAGTGAGTTCAAACGGAACTCTTGTTATCAAAATGCTGTTATTCTTGATCACTATAGCTTTTTTAGTTCAGATACTTAGTTTTGACGATATCTGGCTATATCTTCACTTCATAAAGGATGTGTTGACATGA
- a CDS encoding protein kinase domain-containing protein — translation MAYKICPVCKTKNEPNSLLCKNCSTDISSVSLTEDELVEIPLVLFGDGFTITIIKPTILGREGIAKSYFVDKAISRRHAKIFKKNDQWYIQDLGSTNGTYLNAQKLSPNKHFLLKHNDVISLSQKIFLTVQYGLESDKTIKENYICDKTEKEPSIDGQTVNKTIVMARAESLVHTPRQIEGYEIIKHLFLGGESDTYLVQKDDTQYVLKIYRKDIFPDLDLVKNIKQLTVEHPQHLVRLIDFGETQGSFFEIYEYCKLGSISELLHNKEYKDRFASKEIFYDFLKQVNEALKVLHSHNIYHRDLKPSNILLRDWFEVVLCDFGIAKSIEESTVFTKNFKGTYKYSAPETFSNEYNKKSDYWSLGMILYLLYFGKEPFEGVEFNSLLSKIAGHEPIPIETSEQDIKEVLEGLLQKDSSKRWGAEEIDRFLNKRENYQVQNSKQIGLENFDETSARNWQEAGFDLEEAKEWRDAGFRLHEALLFKKEINVKPEEAKIAQKEGLVFDEIKQLKRGFYTLLENKKVLNGAIKSIRYSPQGDMLACGGNDYTIRLLSEKADQEFAILELHTDCVQSVAFSKDGEILASASKDKTVSLWDVSSKKHLARLEGHQSYVTCVAFSPVENILASGSWDMQIRLWNIETKQTFYVLKDSKSYINSIDFNHNGTLLACGTEGGNVIVWELRTKEAKAFFDEHKASVRMVTFHPLKNILASGSEDGSVILWDYQSKEKITLFQHNTSIKSVAFNPSGTVVAVAGEEGDITIWDIENRSKVTELSDNFDYTEFMKTVPMQDGVLAIQQGKTIELWNLYEQKKISSITLNRDAMLSLAYNPKGDLLVAGGLNGKLQVWSSNLFDVIQKIKEEGFRVKEFLSWFTKGFSLQEAKRWHELGFESQKAIRWKKEGFLPNEAKKWIEYGFDVRSVLEWKNIGFLPNVAKNLVDDGFSIDELLAWIDQGFSLEEAREWKKAGFDIEEAKEWKAADISVSKAKRYRKFGFIVGKILAKLF, via the coding sequence ATGGCGTATAAAATCTGTCCTGTTTGTAAAACAAAAAATGAGCCAAATTCTCTTTTGTGTAAAAATTGTTCAACCGACATCTCTTCCGTCTCTTTAACTGAAGATGAATTAGTTGAGATCCCTTTGGTATTGTTTGGAGACGGATTTACTATTACAATAATTAAACCTACTATTTTAGGAAGAGAAGGGATCGCGAAATCTTACTTTGTGGATAAAGCTATCTCAAGAAGACATGCAAAGATTTTTAAAAAAAATGATCAATGGTACATTCAAGATCTAGGAAGTACTAACGGGACTTATCTAAACGCTCAAAAGCTATCTCCCAACAAACATTTTCTTTTAAAACATAATGACGTTATTTCCTTATCGCAGAAAATCTTTTTGACGGTGCAGTATGGTTTAGAGAGTGATAAAACGATCAAAGAAAATTATATTTGCGATAAAACAGAAAAAGAGCCATCTATAGATGGGCAAACTGTTAATAAGACGATAGTTATGGCAAGAGCTGAGTCTCTAGTACATACTCCCCGGCAAATAGAGGGGTATGAGATCATAAAACATCTTTTTTTAGGGGGAGAGTCTGATACATATTTGGTACAAAAAGATGATACCCAGTATGTGCTTAAAATATATCGCAAAGATATCTTTCCAGATCTTGATTTAGTAAAAAATATCAAACAACTTACCGTAGAGCATCCTCAGCATCTGGTTAGACTTATAGATTTTGGAGAGACGCAAGGAAGTTTTTTTGAAATATATGAATATTGTAAACTAGGTAGTATTTCAGAACTTTTACACAATAAAGAGTATAAAGATCGTTTTGCTTCAAAAGAGATCTTCTATGATTTTCTAAAACAGGTAAACGAAGCTTTAAAAGTTTTGCACAGTCACAATATTTATCACCGAGATCTGAAACCATCCAATATTCTTCTTAGAGATTGGTTTGAAGTAGTACTTTGCGATTTTGGTATTGCTAAAAGTATTGAGGAGTCAACTGTTTTTACTAAAAATTTTAAAGGTACATATAAATACTCTGCTCCAGAAACTTTCTCAAACGAATATAACAAAAAGAGTGATTACTGGTCACTTGGAATGATCTTATATCTGTTATATTTTGGCAAAGAACCTTTTGAAGGAGTTGAATTTAATAGCTTGCTATCTAAGATAGCTGGACATGAGCCCATACCTATCGAAACAAGCGAACAAGATATTAAAGAGGTTCTTGAAGGACTTCTCCAAAAAGATAGCTCTAAGCGTTGGGGTGCAGAAGAGATAGATCGATTTTTAAATAAAAGAGAAAATTACCAGGTACAAAATAGTAAGCAAATAGGTTTGGAGAATTTCGATGAGACAAGCGCTAGAAACTGGCAAGAAGCAGGGTTTGATCTAGAAGAAGCAAAAGAGTGGAGAGATGCCGGTTTTCGGTTGCATGAAGCTCTTTTATTTAAAAAAGAGATAAATGTAAAACCTGAAGAAGCTAAAATCGCACAAAAAGAGGGTTTGGTTTTTGATGAAATTAAGCAGTTAAAGAGAGGTTTTTATACTCTTTTAGAGAATAAAAAAGTTCTAAATGGAGCCATTAAAAGTATAAGATACAGTCCTCAAGGGGATATGCTTGCTTGCGGCGGCAATGACTATACGATTAGATTATTAAGCGAGAAAGCTGATCAAGAGTTTGCTATTTTGGAATTGCATACAGATTGTGTTCAATCTGTTGCATTTAGCAAAGATGGTGAGATCTTAGCAAGTGCAAGCAAGGATAAAACAGTATCTCTTTGGGATGTGTCGTCAAAAAAGCATCTTGCAAGATTGGAAGGACATCAAAGTTATGTAACGTGCGTAGCTTTTAGTCCAGTTGAAAATATACTCGCTAGCGGTAGTTGGGACATGCAGATACGCCTATGGAACATAGAAACAAAACAGACATTTTACGTCTTAAAAGATAGCAAAAGCTATATTAATAGTATTGATTTTAATCACAACGGTACTTTGCTTGCCTGTGGAACAGAGGGTGGTAATGTTATAGTTTGGGAGCTTCGTACAAAAGAGGCAAAAGCTTTTTTTGATGAACATAAGGCTAGTGTACGGATGGTCACTTTTCATCCATTAAAAAACATTTTGGCTAGTGGTTCTGAAGATGGGAGTGTTATATTGTGGGATTATCAAAGTAAAGAGAAAATTACTCTTTTTCAGCATAATACAAGTATCAAATCTGTTGCTTTTAATCCAAGCGGTACGGTTGTTGCTGTTGCTGGTGAAGAGGGAGATATAACCATTTGGGATATAGAAAATAGGTCTAAAGTTACTGAACTTTCCGATAATTTTGATTATACAGAGTTTATGAAAACTGTTCCGATGCAAGATGGTGTTTTGGCTATTCAACAAGGCAAAACTATTGAGCTTTGGAATCTTTATGAGCAAAAAAAGATCAGCTCTATTACTTTGAATAGAGACGCTATGTTGTCGTTAGCTTATAATCCAAAAGGAGACCTTCTTGTTGCCGGAGGACTTAATGGCAAATTACAGGTTTGGTCATCTAATCTTTTTGATGTAATTCAAAAAATAAAAGAGGAGGGTTTTAGGGTTAAAGAGTTTTTAAGTTGGTTTACAAAAGGTTTTTCGTTGCAAGAAGCAAAAAGGTGGCATGAGTTAGGTTTTGAATCGCAAAAAGCTATTAGGTGGAAAAAAGAGGGTTTTTTGCCCAATGAAGCAAAAAAGTGGATTGAGTACGGGTTTGATGTTAGATCAGTTTTGGAGTGGAAAAATATAGGGTTCTTGCCAAATGTTGCCAAAAACTTAGTGGATGATGGTTTTAGTATTGATGAACTTTTAGCTTGGATAGACCAAGGATTTAGTTTGGAAGAGGCTAGAGAGTGGAAGAAGGCCGGTTTTGATATTGAAGAGGCTAAAGAGTGGAAAGCTGCAGATATTTCTGTTTCTAAAGCTAAACGTTATCGTAAATTTGGCTTTATTGTTGGTAAAATTTTGGCAAAACTCTTTTAA
- a CDS encoding nucleotide sugar dehydrogenase: protein MRISVIGLGYVGSVCSAAFAKEGHTVIGVDVDSVKVELINKGKSPIVEKGLGELIKEGVEANRLKATTDLHYAIANSDLTIIAVGTPSQKNGSLDLRYIQDTAVAIGKELQSKNSYHVVTMRSTVLPKTGKDVVISLIEKISGKKHGVDFGYASNPEFLRESSAIEDFYHPPFTVVGAEDLKVFEIFKQLYSFLDAPLFETQIEVAEMIKYASNSWHAAKITFANEIGMICKELEIDSHEVMRIFCEDRKLNISSYYLKPGFAFGGSCLPKDLRAITYKAKELDITIPMMEHIMPSNEWQIKRVYLDFIQPLPSKKVAFLGISFKADTDDLRESPQLALAEMLIGKGYELSIYDKNVLLAKKEGALKTVLESDLQHINIRLNENLEETIEKADIIILGNNSKEFRDIPNRYFHKYIVDLMRIVDKKSKENYQGICW from the coding sequence ATGCGAATAAGTGTGATCGGTTTGGGATATGTAGGCAGTGTCTGTTCAGCTGCGTTTGCCAAAGAGGGACATACTGTTATTGGAGTTGATGTAGATAGCGTAAAGGTAGAACTTATCAACAAAGGAAAATCTCCTATTGTAGAAAAAGGGTTGGGAGAGCTTATAAAAGAGGGCGTAGAGGCAAACAGACTAAAAGCTACTACCGATTTACATTATGCTATCGCCAATAGTGATCTTACGATAATTGCCGTAGGAACACCGAGTCAAAAAAATGGCTCTTTGGATTTACGCTATATTCAAGATACCGCCGTAGCTATAGGAAAAGAGCTACAAAGCAAAAATAGTTATCATGTTGTCACTATGCGTAGTACTGTCTTGCCAAAAACCGGCAAAGATGTAGTTATCTCTTTAATTGAAAAGATTTCTGGAAAAAAACATGGCGTAGATTTTGGATATGCTTCTAATCCTGAATTTTTACGTGAAAGTTCGGCAATAGAGGATTTTTATCACCCTCCATTTACCGTTGTCGGTGCAGAAGACTTAAAAGTTTTTGAAATCTTCAAACAACTTTACTCTTTTTTAGACGCTCCTTTATTTGAAACCCAAATAGAAGTGGCTGAGATGATCAAATATGCTTCCAATAGTTGGCACGCGGCTAAAATAACATTTGCCAATGAAATAGGGATGATTTGCAAAGAATTAGAAATCGATTCCCATGAAGTTATGCGAATTTTTTGTGAAGACAGAAAACTAAATATCTCTTCATATTATCTCAAACCCGGATTTGCTTTTGGAGGCTCATGTTTACCGAAAGACTTAAGAGCGATCACATATAAAGCCAAGGAGTTAGATATAACTATCCCGATGATGGAACATATTATGCCAAGTAATGAGTGGCAGATAAAAAGAGTTTATCTCGATTTTATTCAACCTTTGCCCTCCAAAAAAGTCGCATTTTTGGGAATAAGCTTTAAAGCTGACACAGATGATTTGCGCGAATCTCCGCAATTAGCGCTTGCTGAGATGTTGATAGGAAAAGGGTATGAATTGAGCATTTATGATAAAAACGTTTTACTAGCAAAAAAAGAGGGAGCATTGAAAACGGTTTTGGAGAGTGATTTGCAACATATCAATATAAGACTTAATGAAAATTTAGAAGAAACAATAGAAAAAGCTGATATAATAATTTTAGGTAATAACTCTAAGGAGTTTCGAGATATACCCAATAGATATTTTCACAAATATATTGTTGATCTTATGAGAATTGTTGATAAAAAAAGTAAAGAAAACTATCAAGGAATCTGTTGGTAA